Proteins co-encoded in one Strix uralensis isolate ZFMK-TIS-50842 chromosome 2, bStrUra1, whole genome shotgun sequence genomic window:
- the LOC141939851 gene encoding erythroblast NAD(P)(+)--arginine ADP-ribosyltransferase-like: MAPNSFDDQYRSCGRMMEEELEELNRSEFARNCVYAEAWTLAAAKRRNRQGHVPQPPALRPEHAVALLAYTLQEPLYREFNAAVREAGRSREKYLGAFCFKTLHFLLTEALCVLHDAQPRRCHHIYRGVQGVHFTAQQHQSVRFGRFTSTSLQNKTSQLFGQDTIFLVETCYGARISNFSSFPGEEEVLIPPFESFEVTDVARNGNRALIQLRSQDARSTYNCELVKEKRCQSRACVFSAGRSVPRDAP; encoded by the exons ATGGCCCCCAACTCCTTCGACGACCAGTACCGGAGCTGCGGCCGCAtgatggaggaggagctggaggagctcaaCCGCAGCGAGTTCGCCCGCAACTGCGTCTATGCTGAGGCCTGGACCCTCGCCGCCGCCAAACGGCGGAACCGGCAGGGCCACGTCCCCCAGCCGCCGGCGCTGCGGCCGGAGCACGCGGTCGCCCTCCTGGCGTACACGCTGCAGGAACCCCTGTACCGGGAGTTCAACGCGGCCGTGCGCGAGGCCGGGCGCTCCCGCGAGAAATATCTGGGCGCCTTCTGCTTCAAGACGCTGCATTTCCTCCTGACTGAGGCCCTGTGTGTCCTGCACgacgcccagccccgccgctgccacCACATCTACCGGGGCGTCCAGGGCGTCCACTTcactgcccagcagcaccagtcCGTCCGCTTCGGCCGCTTCACCTCCACCTCCCTCCAGAACAAGACCAGCCAGCTCTTTGGCCAGGACACCATCTTCTTGGTGGAGACCTGCTACGGCGCCCGCATCAGCAACTTCTCCTCCTTCCCCGGGGAGGAGGAGGTCCTCATCCCGCCCTTCGAGAGCTTCGAGGTCACCGACGTCGCCCGCAATGGGAACAGAGCCCTCATCCAGCTCCGCTCCCAGGACGCGCGCAGCACCTACAACTGCGAGCTGGTGAAAG AGAAGAGATGCCAGAGCCGGGCGTGTGTCTTCAGCGCAG GCAGGAGCGTCCCCAGGGACGCCCCGTGA
- the LOC141939850 gene encoding uncharacterized protein LOC141939850 — translation MAAPRLPAWCGTVCGGMRKKEKRCRRRAKAQMQKPSAERSRPQAPCKQPTPHGRPEQTPSWAASPPTKRGMKEPAPTLETCAIAKAPSTGDLWQRLPRRMYSSSPPLMSSSVSLDSFFCDLPRQRLYQPHWIHSSTSGSISSGDSCFCIPECRIAAMEELVAQESSGHTQYPEDNQGLVATAGGDGTLPKERLQPPTCMEVEAKLLRPGAKMWLNGQRVELPRGLLDTDEAVDGDKISRNNMAPDRSARLWRCLKACWNGAYSPAAAAGSASPRGDNAVPRGATGTLETADGGVGLGTRQG, via the exons atggcagcaccgagactgcctgcgtGGTGTGGAACTGTCTGTGGG gggatgaggaaaaaggagaaacgTTGCAGAAGGAGAGCGAAAGCCCAGATGCAGAAGCCAAGTGCTGAGCGGTCGCGGCCCCAAGCACCCTGCAAACAGCCGACACCCCACGGCAGGCCTGAGCAAACTCCTTCCTGGGCGGCTTCTCCACCAAcaaagagaggaatgaaggagcctgcaccgaccctggagacatg tgccatcgcgaaggcaccaagcacgggCGACCTGTGGCAGCGGCTACCCAGGAGGATGTACTCCTCGAGCCCCCCCTTGATGTCCAGCTCCGTTTCCTTGGACAGCTTCTTCTGTGACCTGCCCAGGCAGCGCTTGTATCAGCCGCATTGGATACACTCCTCGACGAGTGGCTCCATTTCATCAGGGgacagctgcttctgcatcccGGAGTGCAGGATTgctgccatggaggagctggtggcacaAGAGAGCTCGGGACACACCCAGTACCCCGAGGACAATCAGGGGCTGGTCGCAACAGCGGGCGGCGATGGCACCCTCCCCAAGGAGCgcctccagccccccacctgcaTGGAGGTGGAGGCGAAGCTGCTGCGGCCAGGAGCCAAAATGTGGCTCAATGGGCAGAGAGTGGAGCTGCCacgggggctcctggacacagacgaGGCTGTGGATGGGGACAAGATCAGCAGGAACAACATGGCACCGGACAGAAGTGCCCGGCTCTGGAGGTGTCTCAAGGCCTGCTGGAATGGTgcttacagtcctgctgctgctgctggttccgCAAGCCCCCGAGGTGACAACGCTGTTCCCagaggagcaacgggcaccctggagacagcagacgggggtgtagggctgggaacCAGACAGGGGTGA
- the LOC141939852 gene encoding erythroblast NAD(P)(+)--arginine ADP-ribosyltransferase-like — protein MAPNSFDDQYRSCGRMMEEELEELNRSEFARNCVYAEAWTLAAAKRRNRQGHVPQPPALRPEHAVALLAYTLQEPLYREFNAAVREAGRSREKYLGAFCFKTLHFLLTEALCVLHDAQPRRCHHIYRGVQGVHFTAQQHQSVRFGRFTSTSLQNKTSQLFGQDTIFLVETCYGARISNFSSFPGEEEVLIPPFESFEVTDVARNGNRALIQLRSQDARSTYNCELVKEKRCQSRACVFSAGRSVPRDAP, from the exons ATGGCCCCCAACTCCTTCGACGACCAGTACCGGAGCTGCGGCCGCAtgatggaggaggagctggaggagctcaaCCGCAGCGAGTTCGCCCGCAACTGCGTCTATGCTGAGGCCTGGACCCTCGCCGCCGCCAAACGGCGGAACCGGCAGGGCCACGTCCCCCAGCCGCCGGCGCTGCGGCCGGAGCACGCGGTCGCCCTCCTGGCGTACACGCTGCAGGAACCCCTGTACCGGGAGTTCAACGCGGCCGTGCGCGAGGCCGGGCGCTCCCGCGAGAAATATCTGGGCGCCTTCTGCTTCAAGACGCTGCATTTCCTCCTGACTGAGGCCCTGTGTGTCCTGCACgacgcccagccccgccgctgccacCACATCTACCGGGGCGTCCAGGGCGTCCACTTcactgcccagcagcaccagtcCGTCCGCTTCGGCCGCTTCACCTCCACCTCCCTCCAGAACAAGACCAGCCAGCTCTTTGGCCAGGACACCATCTTCTTGGTGGAGACCTGCTACGGCGCCCGCATCAGCAACTTCTCCTCCTTCCCCGGGGAGGAGGAGGTCCTCATCCCGCCCTTCGAGAGCTTCGAGGTCACCGACGTCGCCCGCAATGGGAACAGAGCCCTCATCCAACTCCGCTCCCAGGACGCGCGCAGCACCTACAACTGCGAGCTGGTGAAAG AGAAGAGATGCCAGAGCCGGGCGTGTGTCTTCAGCGCAG GCAGGAGCGTCCCCAGGGACGCCCCGTGA
- the LOC141940285 gene encoding mid1-interacting protein 1-B-like — MEQYFSATQKMEQEVMFPSLLRGVFPQQEGAAPAAGGHTDLYERYQLLKAIKPMVEKGLASVNDQSPTSADADTSSDDNTMDAQLEERLSHHLAGLQQVLTHLTRDTNALTRRYSQILEQISPSEGQPSW; from the coding sequence ATGGAGCAGTACTTCTCAGCCACCCAGAAGATGGAGCAGGAGGTGATGTTCCCCAGCCTGCTCCGAGGGGTCTTCCCGCAGCAggagggggcggccccggccgcgggcGGCCACACGGACCTCTATGAGCGCTACCAGCTCCTCAAGGCCATCAAGCCCATGGTAGAGAAAGGCCTGGCCTCTGTCAATGACCAGAGCCCAACCAGCGCCGACGCCGACACATCCTCAGATGACAACACCATGGACGCCCAGCTGGAGGAGCGCTTGTCCCACCACCTGGCCGGTTTGCAGCAGGTCCTCACCCACCTCACCAGGGACACCAACGCCCTCACCCGGAGGTACAGCCAGATCCTGGAGCAGATCAGCCCCAGCGAGGGGCAGCCCAGCTGGTGA
- the LOC141940286 gene encoding mid1-interacting protein 1-B-like produces MEQYFSATQKMEQEMMFPSLLRGVFPQQEGAAPAAGGHTDLYERYQLLKAIKPMVEKGLASVNDQSPTSADADTSSDDNTMDAQLEERLSHHLAGLQQVLTHLTRDTNALTRRYSQILEQISPSEGQPSW; encoded by the coding sequence ATGGAGCAGTACTTCTCAGCCACCCAGAAGATGGAGCAGGAGATGATGTTCCCCAGCCTGCTCCGAGGGGTCTTCCCGCAGCAggagggggcggccccggccgcgggcGGCCACACGGACCTCTATGAGCGCTACCAGCTCCTCAAGGCCATCAAGCCCATGGTAGAGAAAGGCCTGGCCTCTGTCAATGACCAGAGCCCAACCAGCGCCGACGCCGACACATCCTCAGATGACAACACCATGGACGCCCAGCTGGAGGAGCGCTTGTCCCACCACCTGGCCGGTTTGCAGCAGGTCCTCACCCACCTCACCAGGGACACCAACGCCCTCACCCGGAGGTACAGCCAGATCCTGGAGCAGATCAGCCCCAGCGAGGGGCAGCCCAGCTGGTGA
- the LOC141940287 gene encoding mid1-interacting protein 1A-like: MEQYFSATQKMEQEVMFPSLLRGVFPQQEGAAPAAGGHTDLYERYQLLKAIKPMVEKGLASVNDQSLTSADADTVSDEGADSNLEERLSHHVNGLQQVLTDLTKNTNALTRRYSQILEQISLSEDQSSS; encoded by the coding sequence ATGGAGCAGTACTTCTCAGCCACCCAGAAGATGGAGCAGGAGGTGATGTTCCCCAGCCTGCTCCGAGGGGTCTTCCCGCAGCAggagggggcggccccggccgcgggcGGCCACACGGACCTCTATGAGCGCTACCAGCTCCTCAAGGCCATCAAGCCCATGGTAGAGAAAGGCCTGGCCTCTGTCAACGACCAGAGCCTGACCAGCGCCGACGCCGATACAGTCTCAGATGAGGGTGCAGACAGCAATCTGGAAGAGCGCCTCTCCCATCACGTCAATGGCTTGCAGCAAGTTCTGACAGACCTCACCAAAAACACCAACGCCCTCACCCGGAGGTACAGCCAGATCCTGGAGCAGATCAGCCTCAGTGAAGATCAGTCCAGCTCGTGa